A window of Mucilaginibacter paludis DSM 18603 contains these coding sequences:
- a CDS encoding RagB/SusD family nutrient uptake outer membrane protein: MKIQSSYRCFIVIIWMFVIAGSGCTKLDVPVESQLTADNFPKTQAEYIAAMGPVYTQLRAQYAQSYWFMQELSTDEALIVARAGNWYDGGKWRDLHYHSWTIDHDLVNTTWQWGFTGVNTCNRIMALFSTLPDDANKRTSIAEIRMMRALTNFLMMDLYGNIPLIKTFGDATPLTTTNRAEVFQYIESEVKLALPDLSTATGAATYGRPTRWAAFALLAKMYINSACYTSVPRYNDAVAMCDSIMQSKKFALDANYLAMFDINNGPQITEFILAVPYDNNVATGQYFARYSLHFALKDKYGIPFIPSDPMATLPEFYQLYTDTADVRMKQWLVGKQFDNQGNPILIQTTKAGLDQTYKGADAGAPVSYQLTFTPNLTLDPTVDALKLDVGNDELGKAKGYRNNKFYPDKTSLTRNQSNDVPVFRLADVILTKAEAILRGADGTFGDTPASLVNKVRARSGAKALSSVGLQDILDERGRELAFEGWRRNDLIRFGKWESKWGYKTDTDPNHRIYPVPATQMQLNPQLSQNAGY, translated from the coding sequence ATGAAAATTCAATCATCATACCGCTGTTTTATAGTGATAATCTGGATGTTCGTTATCGCTGGTTCGGGCTGCACCAAACTGGATGTCCCGGTGGAATCACAGTTAACCGCCGACAACTTCCCCAAAACACAGGCCGAGTACATTGCAGCCATGGGGCCGGTTTATACGCAATTGCGGGCGCAATACGCCCAGTCGTACTGGTTTATGCAAGAACTAAGTACCGACGAGGCGCTTATTGTAGCCCGGGCAGGTAACTGGTATGATGGTGGCAAATGGCGCGATTTGCATTACCATAGCTGGACGATAGACCACGACCTGGTGAACACCACCTGGCAATGGGGCTTTACCGGGGTGAATACCTGTAACCGCATTATGGCCCTGTTTAGTACCCTGCCTGATGATGCCAATAAACGCACCTCGATAGCCGAAATACGGATGATGCGGGCGCTAACTAACTTTTTAATGATGGATTTGTATGGTAACATACCCTTAATTAAAACCTTTGGCGATGCAACGCCATTAACTACCACCAACCGGGCCGAGGTGTTCCAATACATAGAAAGCGAGGTTAAATTGGCCTTGCCCGATTTAAGTACCGCCACCGGCGCTGCAACCTATGGCAGGCCCACACGCTGGGCAGCGTTTGCACTGCTGGCCAAAATGTACATCAACTCGGCCTGTTATACTTCGGTACCCCGTTATAACGATGCTGTTGCCATGTGCGACAGTATTATGCAGAGCAAAAAATTTGCGCTCGATGCCAATTACCTGGCTATGTTTGATATTAACAACGGCCCGCAGATAACCGAATTTATACTGGCCGTGCCCTATGATAACAATGTAGCCACCGGGCAATACTTTGCCAGGTACAGCTTACATTTTGCTTTAAAGGATAAGTACGGTATCCCTTTTATTCCGAGCGACCCGATGGCTACCCTGCCGGAATTTTATCAACTTTATACCGATACTGCCGATGTGCGCATGAAGCAGTGGCTGGTAGGTAAACAATTTGATAACCAGGGTAATCCCATTTTAATCCAAACCACCAAAGCCGGGCTCGACCAAACTTATAAAGGGGCCGATGCGGGCGCCCCGGTAAGCTATCAGCTTACGTTTACGCCAAATCTTACGCTCGATCCGACGGTGGATGCGCTGAAGCTCGACGTGGGGAACGACGAACTGGGAAAAGCTAAAGGCTATCGCAATAATAAATTCTATCCTGATAAAACTTCGCTAACCCGTAACCAGAGCAACGATGTACCTGTATTCCGGTTGGCAGATGTGATTTTAACCAAAGCAGAAGCCATTTTGCGCGGGGCGGATGGCACATTTGGCGATACACCAGCAAGCCTGGTTAATAAAGTAAGGGCGCGTTCGGGCGCTAAGGCACTAAGCAGCGTAGGTTTACAGGATATATTGGATGAGCGTGGCCGCGAACTGGCTTTTGAGGGCTGGCGCCGTAACGATCTGATCCGTTTTGGAAAATGGGAAAGCAAATGGGGCTATAAAACCGATACCGACCCTAACCATCGTATTTACCCGGTGCCGGCAACGCAAATGCAACTGAATCCACAGCTCAGTCAAAATGCTGGTTATTAG
- a CDS encoding SusC/RagA family TonB-linked outer membrane protein, which produces MMVFKIFVFILFVTLSSFVFAQKVNLLITGVVKSEAGKPLSRVNVSVNNNAGSVATQTDTTGFFSLKNLPDGGAPYHLIFECGGFETQTLNNYLIREGALSAMVIKMKPLANVLNEVLVVGYGKSLKKELSSSITSLNSSDLNSGVISTPEQLMQGHVAGLNISQDGNPNGVAQVILRGPSTLNLGQQPFYVIDDVPDADLSLISPADISSIEVLKDASAAAIYGNRGANGVILINTQKGKPGNLKLTYNGYDAIQAISGYIEVATAQQLRDYLKANHKALAPADDVGGNTNWQKEVSRLGNAQNHNISFSGGDGRTVYSTSLNYFNNNAIIRGSSLERFAGRFSLEQKAMDNHVKLKVSMYDLVSNQYDVDTLVFYNVLRFLPTLNVYNADGTFKEDLTRTQTYNPVALIANNQFNTKLNSFLGNGGIEADLPFGILYNLNVAYQSVTTNSNAYYNHYSLLAYNANGAAVRSSYQDTKRVVESFFSYDHTLGSNQYFKFLLGYSWQQNSNGDGFQSSNVNFVSDATSYYNLGLGQAPAGYVPLYGDVSIKTLRLISFYSRVNYNYQNKYLLQGSLRRDGSSAFGVNNKWGYFPAISAAWRIIEEPFMKQQNTLNDLKIRAGYGVAGNTIGFDPLTPLLLYNSTGSFYYNGSFIKSIGPTQNPNPNLKWEKTAQLDVGIDFGLFRNRLSGAIDVYNKTTTNIIYNYQEPASLSYAPGSLIYANAGEMNNKGIEFVLNAVPVKTKHLLWNLSFNLAHNQNRIVSLSNDTYKLSYIYTGYPSGTGQSNVSTQILIAGHPVGQFYTLHYLGKNTNGVSTFEDKQGNPTTTPKSTDQQYLGSAQPKFTFGFGNTLKWHNLDLNIFIRGVTGNKILNATLATLNSPGDASNHNIPRLTLSESYNDYNANLYSDRYLENGSYLRLDNATLGYNFNNTGRYVKSVRIYLTGTDLFTITKYTGIDPEMNLGTITPGIDNHSYYPKTRSFIAGVKLEL; this is translated from the coding sequence ATGATGGTGTTTAAGATATTCGTTTTTATCTTATTTGTTACACTTAGCAGCTTTGTTTTTGCTCAAAAAGTTAATTTATTAATTACCGGTGTTGTAAAGAGCGAAGCCGGTAAACCGCTAAGCAGGGTTAACGTATCGGTTAATAACAACGCAGGCTCGGTAGCTACACAAACGGATACCACCGGTTTTTTTAGTTTAAAAAACTTGCCCGATGGTGGGGCTCCCTATCATCTTATTTTTGAATGTGGCGGGTTTGAAACCCAAACGCTCAATAACTACCTCATCAGGGAGGGGGCGCTATCAGCCATGGTTATTAAAATGAAACCGCTGGCCAACGTATTGAACGAGGTTTTGGTGGTGGGCTACGGTAAATCTTTAAAAAAAGAATTGAGCAGCTCAATAACTTCGCTTAATTCATCCGATTTAAATTCAGGTGTAATCAGCACGCCCGAGCAGTTGATGCAGGGGCACGTTGCAGGGCTTAATATCAGTCAGGATGGTAACCCCAATGGCGTTGCACAAGTTATTTTACGCGGCCCATCAACACTGAACCTGGGCCAGCAGCCTTTTTATGTAATAGACGATGTGCCCGATGCCGACCTGTCGCTGATAAGTCCGGCCGATATCAGCTCGATAGAGGTGTTAAAAGATGCTTCGGCTGCCGCCATTTATGGTAACCGGGGCGCTAACGGCGTAATTCTGATCAATACCCAAAAGGGGAAGCCCGGTAATTTAAAACTCACTTACAATGGTTACGATGCTATCCAGGCCATATCGGGTTACATTGAGGTTGCTACAGCGCAGCAATTGCGCGATTATCTAAAAGCCAACCATAAGGCTTTGGCACCGGCAGACGATGTTGGCGGCAACACCAATTGGCAAAAAGAGGTGAGCCGCTTAGGTAATGCGCAAAACCACAACATCAGCTTTAGTGGCGGCGATGGGCGTACGGTTTATAGCACCAGCCTCAATTACTTTAATAACAATGCCATTATTAGGGGCTCATCGCTGGAGCGGTTTGCGGGCAGGTTTAGTTTGGAACAAAAGGCCATGGATAATCATGTTAAACTTAAGGTATCGATGTATGATCTGGTCAGTAATCAATACGATGTGGATACACTGGTTTTTTACAATGTGTTACGTTTTTTGCCTACGCTTAATGTTTACAATGCCGATGGTACCTTTAAAGAAGATCTTACCCGTACGCAAACCTATAACCCAGTGGCACTTATTGCCAATAACCAGTTCAATACCAAGCTTAACTCGTTTTTGGGGAACGGGGGTATTGAAGCTGATCTGCCTTTTGGCATACTGTATAATTTAAATGTAGCTTACCAAAGCGTTACCACTAACAGCAATGCTTATTATAACCATTACTCGTTACTGGCTTATAATGCAAACGGTGCCGCTGTGCGCTCAAGCTACCAGGATACTAAGCGGGTTGTGGAGAGCTTTTTTTCTTATGATCATACTTTGGGCAGCAATCAGTATTTTAAATTTTTACTGGGGTACTCCTGGCAGCAAAATAGCAACGGGGATGGTTTTCAATCATCAAATGTTAATTTTGTTTCGGATGCTACGTCGTATTATAACCTTGGTTTAGGGCAGGCGCCTGCCGGGTATGTGCCTTTATACGGCGATGTATCTATCAAAACACTCCGGCTTATTTCCTTTTATTCGCGGGTTAACTATAACTATCAAAACAAATACCTGCTACAGGGCTCGTTGCGCCGCGATGGCTCGTCCGCATTTGGCGTTAACAATAAGTGGGGGTACTTTCCTGCGATTTCTGCGGCCTGGCGCATCATTGAAGAGCCTTTTATGAAGCAGCAGAACACCCTGAACGATTTAAAAATACGCGCCGGATATGGGGTGGCGGGCAATACCATCGGCTTTGACCCCTTAACGCCTTTGCTTCTCTATAATTCAACCGGATCGTTCTATTACAATGGCTCGTTTATCAAATCCATCGGGCCCACCCAAAACCCCAACCCCAATTTAAAATGGGAAAAAACGGCGCAGTTAGATGTGGGTATTGATTTTGGTTTATTTAGAAACCGGTTGAGTGGCGCCATTGATGTATACAACAAAACCACTACCAATATTATTTACAATTACCAGGAGCCTGCATCGCTATCCTATGCGCCGGGCAGCCTGATTTATGCCAATGCCGGCGAAATGAACAACAAAGGCATTGAATTTGTACTGAACGCCGTACCTGTTAAAACCAAACATTTGCTTTGGAACCTTAGTTTTAACCTGGCCCATAACCAAAACCGCATCGTTTCTTTATCCAACGATACTTATAAGCTGAGCTATATTTATACCGGTTACCCATCGGGCACCGGGCAAAGCAACGTAAGCACACAAATTTTAATTGCCGGGCACCCGGTTGGGCAGTTTTATACGCTGCATTACCTGGGCAAAAATACCAACGGCGTTTCAACATTTGAGGATAAGCAGGGTAACCCTACCACTACGCCAAAATCAACCGATCAACAATACCTTGGTAGCGCTCAGCCCAAATTTACTTTTGGTTTTGGCAATACGCTGAAATGGCATAATCTGGACCTGAACATTTTTATCCGTGGCGTAACGGGCAATAAAATATTGAATGCTACCCTGGCCACCCTTAATTCGCCCGGTGATGCCAGTAACCACAATATACCGCGGCTTACTTTATCGGAGTCTTATAACGATTATAACGCTAACTTATATTCAGACCGGTACCTGGAAAACGGATCGTACCTGCGGTTGGATAATGCAACATTAGGTTACAATTTTAATAATACCGGTAGGTATGTTAAAAGCGTAAGGATATATTTAACAGGTACCGATCTGTTTACCATCACCAAATATACCGGTATTGACCCGGAGATGAATTTGGGCACCATTACCCCCGGAATTGATAATCACAGTTATTATCCCAAAACCAGATCGTTTATTGCCGGAGTCAAATTAGAACTTTAA
- a CDS encoding SusC/RagA family TonB-linked outer membrane protein, with protein sequence MKKVYTLFLRSFCNVAIKAGLVLLLVMQCASAVFAQNQQRTITGTVVDEANLPLPGVTVSVKGTNTVTATNTKGAYSIAVNGPAGVISFKFIGYTTREVVAGNQNTINMALQPDARQLKDVVVIGYGTSSKKDVIGSISTIKSEDFNSGVLTTPAELMQGKIAGLNITQSGDPNQKPSVTLRGPSTIRTVGGGVTEPFYVIDGVPGASVDLLSSDDIESIDVLKDASATAIYGSRAANGVIIITTKKAKTGQSRLSYSSYGALENVAKKIDMLSAGELRKYLADNGVKPLASPLDDDGSNTNWQNLVERKGYSTNQNVSFGSSTATGDYGASVNYMKNNGILQRTALERIIYKGYVNQRFFNDRLKLGITLTNSTTNQNDIYQSGVLSGMLFYLPTVSPFNPDGSYKENYARTGSGTLNPLSLVNNNTYLTNDNKLLVNGIAQLDILKGLKLTLTGSSQKDQNNYSSYLNSLSGLAVNLNGVARRASYLNTNEVIESYLNYDFAFGKNSFKLLAGYSYQQDRTNDGFGVATQNFADDALTYNNLYLSNPSSLSQVNFDNNPISTLRLESEYGRIQYQYSDKYLLLASLRRDGSSAFGVNHRYGYFPAVGAAWRIINEDFMKNYPVFSDLKLRAGYGVSGNSTGFDAFSAILIYGTPSSGNSKYLNNGTISNAVNAVRNENPDLKWESTATTNIGLDFALLKNRISGSVDYYIKKTSDLIDDALPVSATEFQYTTYTANVGKMTNKGIEFTLNAVPVKTSSFNWRTSFNIAHNHNNIDNLSTDKFTIPYIYTAQVGGKGQSGIYSQIVQPGSPLGTFYLWHYLGKNAAGVSTYQKADGSVTAVQPLSTDQQVAGSAQPNIIYGWSNNFTYKNFDLNFLIRGVAGNKILNATLAGLNNPTDSKLQNIPRFTLGESFNDINAYLVSDRFLESGTYLRLDNASLGYTFKPMLNNLKTVRLYLTGTNLFIITKYRGVDPEISMGGLTPGIDNNNFYPKTRTFIVGLNASF encoded by the coding sequence ATGAAAAAAGTGTACACCTTATTTTTAAGGTCATTTTGTAATGTTGCCATCAAAGCAGGCCTTGTGCTTTTGCTTGTAATGCAATGTGCATCAGCCGTGTTCGCACAAAATCAGCAGCGTACCATTACCGGTACCGTTGTAGACGAAGCTAATTTACCCCTGCCCGGTGTTACCGTTAGCGTTAAGGGTACTAACACTGTAACCGCCACCAACACCAAAGGTGCTTATAGTATTGCGGTTAACGGCCCAGCAGGCGTTATCAGTTTTAAATTTATTGGTTACACCACCAGGGAGGTTGTTGCTGGCAACCAAAACACCATCAACATGGCTTTGCAGCCAGATGCACGCCAGTTGAAAGATGTGGTAGTTATTGGTTACGGAACGTCGAGCAAAAAAGATGTGATAGGCTCCATCTCAACGATCAAGTCCGAAGATTTTAACAGCGGCGTTTTAACAACACCTGCCGAATTGATGCAAGGTAAAATTGCCGGTTTAAACATTACCCAAAGCGGCGACCCTAACCAAAAACCGTCGGTAACTTTAAGAGGCCCATCTACCATCCGTACCGTAGGCGGGGGCGTTACCGAGCCGTTTTACGTTATTGATGGTGTACCGGGTGCATCGGTAGATCTGTTATCGTCTGATGATATCGAGAGTATCGATGTATTGAAAGATGCCTCGGCAACAGCTATCTATGGCTCGCGCGCGGCTAATGGCGTAATTATTATCACCACCAAAAAAGCTAAAACAGGCCAAAGCAGATTATCTTACAGCAGCTACGGCGCTTTAGAGAATGTAGCCAAAAAAATTGATATGCTGAGTGCAGGCGAGCTTCGCAAGTACCTGGCTGATAACGGTGTTAAACCACTTGCATCACCTTTAGACGATGATGGCTCAAACACCAACTGGCAAAACCTGGTAGAGCGTAAAGGTTACTCAACAAACCAAAATGTATCGTTTGGTAGTTCAACCGCTACCGGCGATTACGGTGCCAGCGTTAACTACATGAAAAATAACGGGATTTTGCAACGCACCGCGCTTGAGCGTATCATTTACAAGGGCTACGTTAACCAACGCTTTTTTAACGACAGGTTAAAGCTCGGTATTACCTTAACCAACAGCACAACAAACCAAAACGATATTTACCAAAGCGGTGTATTATCGGGGATGTTGTTCTACCTGCCTACGGTTAGTCCGTTTAACCCGGACGGATCGTACAAAGAGAATTATGCCAGAACAGGTAGCGGAACTTTAAATCCTTTATCGCTGGTTAATAATAATACCTACCTCACTAATGATAACAAGTTACTGGTAAACGGAATTGCACAGTTAGATATTTTAAAGGGACTAAAGCTTACCTTAACGGGATCTTCCCAGAAAGATCAGAATAACTATTCCAGTTATTTAAATAGCTTATCGGGCCTGGCCGTTAACCTGAACGGGGTTGCCCGCCGTGCATCATACCTGAATACCAACGAGGTTATCGAATCGTACTTAAATTATGATTTCGCTTTCGGAAAAAACAGCTTTAAATTATTGGCAGGTTATTCTTATCAGCAAGATCGTACCAATGACGGTTTCGGCGTTGCCACACAAAACTTTGCTGATGATGCGCTAACTTACAACAACCTGTACCTTTCAAACCCTTCGTCGTTATCGCAAGTTAATTTTGATAACAATCCAATCTCGACCTTACGTTTGGAATCCGAATATGGCCGTATACAATACCAATACTCGGATAAGTATTTGTTACTGGCATCTTTAAGGCGCGATGGTTCATCGGCGTTTGGCGTAAACCACAGGTACGGTTACTTCCCTGCTGTAGGTGCAGCCTGGAGAATCATCAACGAAGATTTTATGAAAAACTACCCGGTATTTTCTGATTTGAAATTACGTGCCGGTTATGGTGTATCTGGTAATAGTACAGGTTTCGATGCTTTCTCGGCTATCCTTATCTATGGTACGCCATCATCAGGTAATAGCAAATACTTAAACAATGGCACTATATCAAACGCGGTAAACGCGGTACGCAACGAAAACCCTGATTTAAAATGGGAAAGTACTGCAACCACCAACATCGGCCTGGATTTTGCATTATTGAAAAATCGTATTTCGGGCTCTGTCGACTATTACATCAAAAAAACTTCTGATTTGATTGATGATGCATTACCGGTATCGGCTACCGAGTTTCAATACACTACCTATACTGCAAACGTTGGTAAAATGACCAACAAGGGTATCGAGTTCACCTTAAACGCAGTACCTGTTAAAACTTCATCTTTCAATTGGAGAACATCGTTTAATATTGCTCATAACCATAACAATATCGACAATTTATCAACAGACAAATTTACCATACCTTACATTTATACGGCACAGGTTGGTGGTAAAGGTCAATCGGGTATCTACAGTCAAATTGTTCAGCCAGGTTCGCCATTGGGCACTTTTTACCTATGGCATTATTTGGGTAAAAATGCAGCGGGCGTAAGTACTTACCAAAAGGCCGATGGTTCTGTTACAGCGGTGCAGCCTTTAAGTACCGATCAGCAAGTGGCAGGTAGTGCGCAGCCTAACATTATTTACGGCTGGAGCAACAACTTTACTTATAAAAATTTCGATTTAAACTTCCTTATCCGCGGCGTAGCAGGCAACAAAATACTGAACGCAACGCTGGCTGGTTTAAACAACCCTACCGACTCCAAGCTGCAAAATATTCCGCGCTTTACCCTTGGCGAATCGTTTAACGATATCAATGCCTACCTGGTATCAGACAGGTTTTTGGAAAGCGGAACCTATCTGCGTTTAGATAATGCGTCGTTGGGCTATACTTTTAAGCCTATGTTAAATAACCTTAAAACAGTAAGGTTATACTTAACGGGTACCAATCTGTTCATCATCACCAAATATCGTGGTGTAGACCCTGAAATCAGCATGGGCGGCTTAACACCAGGTATCGATAACAATAACTTTTATCCAAAAACCCGAACCTTTATTGTGGGCTTAAATGCTTCGTTTTAA
- a CDS encoding RagB/SusD family nutrient uptake outer membrane protein, whose protein sequence is MKKTINMFMMISVIICTFSCKKLDVPVESQYVSSNFPTTLSDYNASMGAMYANLSSNYAVAYWRMQELSTDEAIIPARDGNYDDGGQYRQLHYHTWTVDHPNVATVWQWGFSGIMSCNRLLNVTNAFNFTAADRTAKLAEIRAMRALYYFFLMDIFGNVPILTTYPVSGIPATSSRAKVFQFIESELLAVVQQLPSKTSVAASNTLQYGKPTKGMAFALLAKIYLNADVYNGTANNRYTDVVRMADSVLSNTNYSLDAKYRDIFLPNNGPQIKETIFAIPYDQQISGNQFTRFGFYPYLAPAYGLSASLSIAMSTTPEFYNRFNLPGDFRTSTWLNGPQFVPDGNGGFTTTPAYYQGTTTQIVITPNLILVPPKPMDVGNTTASQAEGVRSIKYYPDPATTQATRLNGNDVPVFRLADVMLMKAEAILRGANATSVNGELQTPLLLVNKIRTRAGATTTASIDLDGLLDERARELFWEGWRRNDLIRYGKFEVEYPLLNDVLSMDKSNFRKLFPVPSTELKLNQSLVQNPGY, encoded by the coding sequence ATGAAAAAAACGATAAATATGTTCATGATGATCAGTGTGATCATTTGTACATTTTCATGTAAAAAACTGGATGTTCCTGTTGAGTCACAATACGTGTCATCCAATTTTCCAACAACCTTGTCTGATTATAATGCCTCTATGGGGGCTATGTATGCCAACTTATCATCAAATTACGCTGTTGCTTACTGGCGTATGCAGGAGCTATCTACCGATGAGGCTATTATACCTGCCCGCGATGGTAATTATGACGATGGTGGCCAGTACAGGCAGTTACATTACCATACCTGGACGGTTGACCACCCCAATGTGGCAACGGTATGGCAGTGGGGGTTTAGTGGCATCATGTCGTGCAACCGTTTATTAAATGTAACTAATGCATTTAATTTCACCGCTGCCGACAGAACGGCTAAACTGGCAGAGATACGTGCCATGCGTGCATTGTATTATTTTTTCCTGATGGATATTTTTGGTAACGTACCTATTCTCACAACTTACCCGGTTAGCGGTATACCGGCTACAAGCAGCCGGGCCAAAGTATTTCAGTTTATCGAAAGCGAATTGTTGGCCGTTGTGCAACAGTTACCCTCCAAAACCAGCGTAGCAGCATCAAATACCCTGCAATACGGTAAACCTACAAAAGGTATGGCCTTTGCCTTACTGGCTAAAATTTACCTCAATGCCGATGTTTACAATGGCACAGCTAACAACCGGTATACGGATGTTGTCAGGATGGCCGATAGTGTTTTAAGCAATACCAACTACTCGCTTGATGCTAAGTACCGCGATATATTTTTGCCAAACAATGGTCCGCAAATCAAGGAAACTATATTTGCCATCCCTTATGATCAGCAAATATCGGGTAACCAATTCACCAGGTTTGGTTTTTACCCTTATCTTGCCCCAGCCTACGGCCTGAGTGCAAGTTTAAGTATTGCCATGAGTACCACGCCCGAGTTTTACAACCGCTTTAATTTACCCGGCGATTTTAGAACAAGCACGTGGTTAAACGGTCCGCAGTTTGTTCCGGATGGTAACGGCGGTTTTACTACCACACCTGCTTATTACCAGGGTACCACTACTCAAATTGTAATTACCCCCAATTTAATATTGGTACCACCCAAACCAATGGATGTTGGTAATACTACGGCGTCGCAAGCTGAGGGTGTCAGATCGATAAAATACTACCCTGATCCGGCAACAACCCAGGCAACCCGATTAAATGGCAATGATGTACCTGTATTCAGGTTAGCCGATGTGATGCTGATGAAGGCCGAAGCTATTTTACGTGGAGCAAACGCAACCAGCGTAAACGGCGAGTTACAAACACCTTTGTTACTGGTTAATAAAATACGTACCCGCGCTGGCGCGACCACTACAGCATCAATTGATTTGGATGGATTACTGGATGAACGCGCACGCGAGCTGTTTTGGGAGGGCTGGAGACGTAACGATTTGATTCGTTACGGTAAATTTGAGGTAGAATATCCGTTACTGAATGATGTATTGAGCATGGATAAAAGTAACTTTCGTAAATTGTTCCCGGTTCCGTCAACCGAGTTAAAGTTAAACCAAAGCCTGGTTCAAAACCCGGGCTATTAA
- a CDS encoding RNA polymerase sigma-70 factor, which translates to MVSQVAALKRNERACFSEVYTLYHDKLYHFIYSRTQSAYLAQEVVQLTFIRLWEVRSRLADELSIDIQLFRIARTILIDELRKEIVKSKYKEWAGNNQEQEYEDNQVAEKDTLRHVFAAMEELPPVRKKVFKLSRIQGFSHKQIAGILSISPKTVENHITKAIKQLRSSISIFLF; encoded by the coding sequence ATGGTGTCACAAGTAGCTGCATTAAAAAGAAATGAAAGGGCATGTTTTAGCGAGGTATATACGCTTTACCATGATAAATTATACCACTTTATATACAGCCGCACACAATCTGCCTATTTAGCGCAAGAAGTTGTACAACTTACCTTTATCAGGCTTTGGGAAGTACGGAGCCGCCTGGCCGATGAGTTATCCATCGACATACAATTGTTTAGAATTGCCCGTACTATTTTAATTGACGAACTGCGTAAAGAAATCGTTAAGTCTAAATATAAAGAGTGGGCTGGCAATAACCAGGAGCAAGAGTATGAAGATAACCAGGTAGCCGAAAAAGATACGCTGCGGCACGTATTTGCTGCGATGGAAGAACTTCCCCCGGTTCGTAAAAAGGTTTTTAAACTGAGCCGTATACAAGGCTTTTCGCATAAACAAATAGCAGGCATATTGTCAATATCGCCCAAAACGGTTGAAAACCACATCACTAAAGCTATTAAGCAGTTGCGTAGCTCCATTTCAATTTTTTTATTTTAA
- a CDS encoding FecR family protein — protein sequence MEVTPQLIAQFFKQECTPEESELISEYFNEHPEELDKYLSDDDWQKFTPDSKLHPVVSQQMLDVIENNISLPAKKKSFNYRLLMAAASALLFICAGAILYNRYSVSRAGKAQLAVHQHQQQVTYDTIANRTGYEISTQLTDGSVIVLSPGSEICYQKPFTRPLRNIYLTGEALFKVAKNKTRPFTVFARGLSTTALGTCFKVTAARENANVTVKLYEGKVVIKHQASALVADDHDVYLNPGQQLCWNSENGKSKLIAFDAHAMPEIKLAEKEQAKSSGIIQFNNERLWVVLDKLQQVYHIRITADSNGLKNKYFTGSVNSKTELPADVLQTIATLNKLELKKQHGAFAMMPRQNTAADTLNIR from the coding sequence ATGGAAGTTACGCCGCAACTGATAGCTCAGTTTTTTAAGCAGGAGTGCACACCTGAAGAAAGCGAGCTGATTAGTGAATATTTTAATGAACATCCGGAAGAGCTGGATAAGTACCTGAGCGATGATGACTGGCAAAAGTTTACGCCGGATTCGAAATTGCATCCTGTTGTTTCGCAACAAATGCTGGATGTGATTGAAAATAACATCTCCCTGCCCGCCAAAAAAAAATCGTTTAACTACAGGTTATTGATGGCTGCGGCTTCCGCGCTGTTATTTATTTGCGCTGGCGCCATACTTTACAACCGGTACTCGGTTAGTCGGGCTGGCAAGGCCCAATTGGCCGTTCATCAACATCAGCAACAGGTTACGTACGATACTATCGCTAATCGAACCGGGTACGAAATATCAACGCAACTAACCGATGGATCGGTTATCGTATTATCTCCGGGTAGTGAAATTTGTTATCAAAAACCGTTTACCCGCCCCCTTCGCAATATTTATTTAACGGGCGAAGCTTTGTTTAAAGTAGCTAAAAATAAAACCCGGCCATTTACGGTTTTTGCGCGCGGCTTATCAACCACAGCCTTAGGCACCTGTTTTAAAGTGACTGCGGCCCGCGAAAATGCAAACGTAACAGTTAAATTATACGAAGGTAAAGTTGTGATAAAACATCAGGCGAGCGCTTTGGTAGCCGATGATCATGATGTATATCTTAACCCCGGACAGCAACTATGCTGGAACTCCGAAAATGGAAAGTCAAAATTAATTGCTTTTGATGCTCACGCGATGCCTGAAATAAAATTGGCCGAAAAGGAGCAAGCAAAATCTTCAGGTATTATTCAATTTAATAATGAGCGATTGTGGGTAGTGCTTGATAAACTTCAACAGGTTTATCATATCAGGATAACTGCCGATAGCAATGGTTTGAAGAATAAATACTTTACTGGTTCGGTAAATAGTAAAACAGAGTTGCCTGCCGATGTATTACAAACTATTGCCACGTTAAATAAATTGGAGTTGAAAAAGCAACATGGTGCTTTTGCCATGATGCCACGGCAAAATACAGCCGCAGATACGTTGAATATCCGGTAG